One Mercurialis annua linkage group LG3, ddMerAnnu1.2, whole genome shotgun sequence DNA window includes the following coding sequences:
- the LOC126672612 gene encoding uncharacterized protein LOC126672612, with amino-acid sequence MMLQDVTDPMLCRVFPATLQGLAQKWYSHLKAGSIGSFPDLATGFKARFRTNIPMQKSSSDLRKCKQGDQETLKNFVERFNKEAVQIENLNHDTAIEAMKIGTRFEELRDKILMKKPTTFQDLMLIAHKYVELDEARRTLTKKSETTK; translated from the coding sequence ATGATGCTACAAGACGTGACGGACCCAATGCTCTGTAGAGTGTTCCCAGCGACACTGCAAGGTTTGGCACAGAAGTGGTATTCGCATCTCAAAGCTGGCTCAATCGGTTCCTTTCCTGATTTGGCCACAGGATTTAAAGCACGCTTCAGGACCAACATCCCAATGCAAAAAAGTTCCAGCGACTTAAGAAAATGTAAACAAGGAGACCAAGAAACGTTGAAGAATTTTGTGGAGAGATTCAATAAAGAGGCGGTCCAAATCGAGAATCTGAATCACGACACAGCCATAGAGGCCATGAAGATTGGGACCCGATTTGAAGAGCTCCGAGACAAAATTCTGATGAAAAAACCAACCACCTTCCAGGACTTAATGCTGATAGCACACAAGTATGTGGAACTAGACGAAGCCAGGAGAACTTTGACCAAGAAGTCGGAGACAACAAAATAA